The region CCTTGAAGAGCATCGCCTTGCCCTCCATCACGGGCAGCGCCGCCTCCGCGCCGATGTCGCCCAGCCCGAGCACCGCGCTCCCGTCGCTGACGACGGCGACCATGTTCTGCTTCACGGTCAGGTTCCACACCTTCGACACGTCCTCGGCAATCGCGGAGGACACACGCGCGACACCCGGCGTGTAGGCCATCGAGAGGTCGTCGCGCGTCTTCAGCGGCGCCCGCAATGCGATCTCGATCTTGCCGCCCAGGTGGAGCAGGAACGTGCGGTCGGAGACGTGCAAGACCTCGATGCCGGGCACGTGGCGAGCGGCTTCCACGATCTCCTCGACGTGCGCGGCGTCGGCCGCGAGCACGGTCACGTCGCGGATCTTCGTCCCGCGCTCGACGCGGACGAGGTCGATCGCGTCGAGCAACCCGCCCGCGTCGCCGATCGCGCCGGCGAGCCGGCCGAACGTCCCGGGCTGGTTCTCGAGGCGGACGCGGAGCGTGGCGCTGAACTGCGCCGATGGATGGGCCTTCATGCCGCCCTCGTCGATGATCGTTCTGGCGTGCGCCCCGGGGCTACTTCTCGAAGTAGATGATGTCCGACGACGGGATCCCCCAACTCGTGTAGAGCCGGATCCGCCCCGTGCTCAGCCGCAGTCCGCCGATGTCGCCCACGCCGTCGCTATCCTCCGTCAGGCGCGTCCCCGCGGCGTTCACGAAGCGGATCTCGGTGAAGTCCGACCAGGTCACGCCGTCGGCCGAGAACGCGGTGCCCGTCCGCTCCAGCAGGTAGGTCGCATACATGCGGTAGCCGCCGGGCACC is a window of Gemmatimonadota bacterium DNA encoding:
- a CDS encoding NAD-dependent malic enzyme — translated: MKAHPSAQFSATLRVRLENQPGTFGRLAGAIGDAGGLLDAIDLVRVERGTKIRDVTVLAADAAHVEEIVEAARHVPGIEVLHVSDRTFLLHLGGKIEIALRAPLKTRDDLSMAYTPGVARVSSAIAEDVSKVWNLTVKQNMVAVVSDGSAVLGLGDIGAEAALPVMEGKAMLFK